The following are encoded in a window of Telmatobacter sp. DSM 110680 genomic DNA:
- a CDS encoding GGDEF domain-containing protein, with protein sequence MTLRGKSRRSLRHATVGLAFTTALLMCAPKVHGATEQPLTSISAIHALSNAQASHQVPVSFEATVIYYRGYERTLFVQDGDLAIYVQPLVQVQLTAGDRVLIKGTTHDSFRPFVSASSITVVGHPGVPTAKPATFDQLIRAEFDCRLVTVRATVRSIDLVQSSDRPSLSLQLRSEGGPIEAVIDSNSVDSLRNTLDAEVEFTGAVSGRFDGKMQETGIQLHANSVSAIKVIKPASRGPWDLPLTPMDEVLARYHVHNTTQRVRVHGTITYSQPGSAVVLQDGTKSLWIMTSSIAPLRVGDQAEATGFPDVHDGFLALTDGEVIDRQISTPVAARPVTWSELATSHHLFDLVSTEAQVVAENRNAAQDEYVLSAGGNLFSAIYRLPASRTLQPALLMKHVALGSKVRVVGICIMGASNPFNTQVPFDILMRTTDDIVAIGAPSWVSVHNLVRVVAVLLVIVIIVGIWGWILRIKVRHQTVTITAHAEVEAKHERHNTQLEMKRSRILEDINSSRPMPELIDAITEMVAFSLNCPFCWCEMPDGARLGNAPANTKGLRSMRLDIPARAGGSLGTLFAATESGEPRPQDETAALESGVRLATLAIETRKLYKDLVYRSEFDLLTDIHNRFSLDRYLEQMIEKAKIEGSIFGLVYVDLDEFKQVNDFYGHHVGDLYLQEVSMRMKRQLRSGDMLARLGGDEFAALVPVVRSRAAIEEIAQRLERCFDAPFAVEGYVLRGGASVGVALYPEDGTSPDSLLSAADAGMYVAKHTKRHGSEMPDRLPKSLFKPEEQGR encoded by the coding sequence ATGACGTTGCGCGGGAAATCCCGGCGGAGTTTACGGCATGCGACTGTGGGGTTGGCATTCACCACGGCATTGCTCATGTGCGCTCCCAAGGTTCATGGCGCTACCGAACAGCCGCTCACTTCGATAAGTGCCATCCATGCGCTGAGCAACGCTCAAGCCAGCCATCAAGTTCCGGTCTCGTTTGAAGCTACTGTCATCTACTATCGCGGATACGAGCGGACTTTGTTCGTGCAGGATGGCGACCTTGCCATCTATGTGCAGCCACTGGTGCAAGTGCAGTTGACTGCCGGTGATCGCGTGCTGATCAAGGGAACGACGCACGATAGCTTCCGGCCGTTTGTGTCAGCCAGCAGCATTACAGTGGTGGGGCACCCTGGGGTGCCGACAGCTAAGCCCGCGACTTTCGATCAATTGATCCGTGCAGAGTTTGACTGCCGACTTGTGACAGTACGGGCAACAGTTCGCAGCATCGACCTGGTGCAGAGCTCGGATAGACCCAGCCTTTCGCTTCAACTTCGCAGCGAAGGTGGACCGATTGAGGCTGTTATCGACAGCAACAGCGTTGACAGCCTTAGAAATACGCTGGATGCCGAAGTCGAGTTTACGGGCGCGGTTTCCGGTCGGTTTGACGGCAAAATGCAGGAAACCGGTATTCAGTTGCACGCGAATTCGGTATCGGCAATCAAAGTCATCAAGCCTGCTTCGCGAGGCCCGTGGGATTTGCCGCTTACCCCGATGGATGAAGTCCTGGCGCGCTACCACGTACACAATACAACACAACGCGTGCGGGTGCATGGGACTATTACCTACTCGCAGCCTGGCTCCGCAGTGGTTTTGCAGGATGGCACAAAGAGCTTATGGATCATGACGTCGTCCATTGCTCCACTGCGCGTGGGAGACCAGGCGGAGGCGACTGGTTTTCCGGATGTGCACGACGGATTTCTGGCATTGACCGACGGCGAAGTAATCGATCGCCAGATATCTACGCCAGTTGCAGCGCGACCTGTGACGTGGTCTGAGCTGGCAACGAGTCATCATCTCTTCGATCTGGTCTCAACCGAGGCCCAAGTCGTCGCGGAGAATCGAAACGCTGCGCAGGACGAGTACGTGTTGAGCGCTGGCGGCAATCTCTTTTCTGCGATTTACCGGCTTCCTGCTTCGCGAACTTTGCAACCAGCGCTGTTGATGAAGCATGTGGCTCTCGGCTCAAAGGTGCGCGTAGTTGGAATCTGCATTATGGGCGCTTCGAATCCGTTTAATACGCAGGTTCCTTTCGACATTTTGATGCGCACGACTGACGACATCGTGGCCATCGGCGCTCCGTCGTGGGTGAGCGTGCACAACCTCGTTCGCGTCGTAGCTGTTCTTCTGGTTATTGTGATCATCGTTGGTATATGGGGCTGGATTCTTCGCATCAAGGTGCGGCATCAGACGGTGACTATTACGGCACACGCCGAAGTCGAAGCGAAACACGAGCGGCATAATACGCAATTGGAGATGAAGCGCAGCCGAATTCTTGAGGACATCAACAGTTCACGACCGATGCCTGAACTGATCGATGCCATCACGGAGATGGTTGCATTCAGCCTGAATTGTCCCTTCTGCTGGTGCGAGATGCCCGACGGTGCGCGGCTAGGTAATGCGCCCGCGAATACAAAGGGCTTGCGCAGTATGCGACTGGATATTCCGGCTCGCGCTGGTGGATCGCTGGGAACGCTATTCGCGGCAACTGAATCCGGAGAGCCCCGCCCCCAAGACGAAACGGCTGCGCTGGAGTCAGGAGTGCGGCTGGCAACACTCGCTATTGAAACACGCAAGTTATACAAGGACCTTGTTTATCGTTCGGAGTTCGATTTGCTTACTGACATCCATAACCGCTTCTCACTTGATCGCTACCTTGAGCAGATGATCGAAAAGGCGAAAATAGAGGGCTCAATCTTCGGCTTGGTTTATGTGGACCTGGACGAGTTCAAACAGGTCAACGACTTCTATGGCCATCACGTCGGAGACCTTTACTTGCAGGAAGTCTCGATGCGCATGAAACGGCAGCTTCGCTCCGGGGACATGCTGGCCCGCCTCGGCGGCGATGAGTTTGCCGCATTGGTGCCGGTGGTGCGCAGTCGGGCCGCGATCGAGGAAATTGCGCAGCGCCTGGAGCGCTGTTTCGATGCGCCGTTTGCCGTAGAAGGTTACGTTCTGCGTGGTGGCGCAAGCGTCGGAGTCGCACTTTATCCAGAAGACGGTACTTCGCCGGATAGCCTGCTGAGCGCTGCGGATGCGGGCATGTACGTCGCCAAGCACACCAAGCGCCATGGCTCGGAGATGCCGGACCGGCTGCCTAAGTCGCTCTTCAAGCCGGAAGAACAGGGCAGATAA
- a CDS encoding DinB family protein: MKRSHLFFFAMAAISPLCLRAQDKPSMPATPPADPITQSERGLYSFIVGSVVSAAQKMPEENYSFKPTPEVRSFGQLVGHVADANYMFCSMASGQANPMKNVEKTKTSKADLIAALKDAVGYCNQTYGGMTDAKGSEMVKFFNFNLSKLTLLSLNTAHTDEHYGNMVTYLRLKGIVPPTSENPPAQPPK; the protein is encoded by the coding sequence TTGAAAAGAAGCCATTTGTTTTTCTTTGCCATGGCGGCAATTTCCCCACTCTGCTTGCGCGCGCAGGACAAGCCGTCCATGCCGGCAACCCCGCCGGCAGATCCAATTACCCAGAGCGAAAGAGGGCTCTATTCGTTTATCGTCGGGTCGGTAGTCAGTGCGGCTCAAAAAATGCCGGAAGAGAATTACTCCTTCAAACCGACGCCGGAGGTTCGCAGTTTCGGTCAGTTGGTTGGGCACGTTGCTGATGCCAACTACATGTTCTGTTCGATGGCATCCGGTCAAGCCAATCCGATGAAGAACGTCGAGAAAACCAAGACTTCCAAGGCCGATCTTATTGCTGCGTTAAAAGACGCGGTTGGCTACTGCAACCAGACCTACGGCGGCATGACCGATGCCAAGGGTAGCGAAATGGTGAAGTTCTTCAACTTCAACCTGTCGAAACTCACGTTGCTCTCGCTGAACACCGCCCACACAGACGAGCACTACGGAAATATGGTGACCTATTTACGGCTAAAAGGGATTGTGCCCCCGACGAGCGAAAATCCACCTGCACAACCACCCAAGTAA